From the genome of Delphinus delphis chromosome 8, mDelDel1.2, whole genome shotgun sequence, one region includes:
- the DRD2 gene encoding D(2) dopamine receptor isoform X1, translating to MDPLNLSWYDDDLESRNWSRPFNGSEGKADRPHYNYYAMLLTLLIFVIVFGNVLVCMAVSREKALQTTTNYLIVSLAVADLLVATLVMPWVVYLEVVGEWKFSRIHCDIFVTLDVMMCTASILNLCAISIDRYTAVAMPMLYNTRYSSKRRVTVMITIVWVLSFTISCPLLFGLNNTDQNECIIANPAFVVYSSIVSFYVPFLVTLLVYIKIYIVLRRRRKRVNTKRSSRAFRANLKAPLKEAARRAQELEMEMLSSTSPPERTRYSPIAPSHHQLTLPNASHHGLHSTPDSPAKPEKNGHAKDHTRIAKFFEIQTMPNGKTRTSLKTISRRKLSQQKEKKATQMLAIVLGVFIICWLPFFITHILNIHCDCNIPPVLYSAFTWLGYVNSAVNPIIYTTFNIEFRKAFLKILHC from the exons ATGGATCCGCTGAACCTGTCCTGGTACGATGACGATCTGGAGAGCCGGAACTGGAGCCGGCCCTTCAACGGGTCCGAAGGGAAAGCCGACAGGCCCCACTACAACTACTACGCCATGCTGCTAACCCTGCTCATTTTCGTCATCGTCTTCGGCAACGTGCTGGTGTGCATGGCCGTGTCCCGCGAGAAGGCGCTGCAGACCACCACCAACTACCTGATCGTCAGCCTCGCTGTGGCCGACCTCCTAGTGGCCACGCTCGTCATGCCCTGGGTGGTCTACCTGGAG GTGGTGGGCGAGTGGAAATTCAGCAGGATCCACTGTGATATCTTTGTCACTCTGGACGTCATGATGTGCACGGCAAGCATCCTGAACCTGTGTGCCATCAGCATCGACAG GTACACAGCCGTGGCCatgcccatgctctacaacacgCGCTACAGCTCCAAGCGCCGAGTCACCGTCATGATCACCATCGTCTGGGTCCTGTCCTTCACCATCTCCTGCCCGCTGCTCTTCGGACTCAACAACACAG ACCAGAACGAATGCATCATCGCCAACCCCGCCTTCGTGGTCTACTCCTCCATCGTCTCCTTCTACGTGCCCTTCCTCGTCACCCTGCTGGTCTACATCAAGATCTACATCGTCCTCCGCAGGCGGCGCAAGCGGGTCAACACTAAGCGCAGCAGCCGGGCTTTCAGGGCCAACCTGAAGGCCCCGCTCAAG GAGGCTGCCCGCCGAGCCCAGGAACTGGAAATGGAGATGCTCTCCAGCACCAGCCCGCCCGAGAGGACCCGGTACAGCCCCATCGCGCCCAGCCACCACCAGCTGACCCTCCCCAACGCATCCCACCACGGCCTCCACAGCACACCTGACAGTCCTGCCAAACCAGAGAAGAACGGACATGCCAAAGACCACACCAGGATTGCCAAGTTCTTTGAGATCCAGACCATGCCCAACGGCAAAACCCGGACCTCTCTCAAGACCATAAGCCGCAGGAAGCTCTCCcagcagaaggagaagaaggcCACCCAGATGCTCGCCATAGTTCTCG gcGTGTTCATCATCTGCTGGCTGCCCTTCTTCATCACCCACATCCTGAACATACACTGTGACTGCAACATCCCACCCGTCCTGTACAGCGCCTTCACGTGGCTGGGCTACGTCAACAGCGCCGTGAACCCCATCATCTACACCACCTTCAACATTGAGTTCCGCAAGGCCTTCCTGAAGATCCTACACTGCTGA
- the DRD2 gene encoding D(2) dopamine receptor isoform X2: MDPLNLSWYDDDLESRNWSRPFNGSEGKADRPHYNYYAMLLTLLIFVIVFGNVLVCMAVSREKALQTTTNYLIVSLAVADLLVATLVMPWVVYLEVVGEWKFSRIHCDIFVTLDVMMCTASILNLCAISIDRYTAVAMPMLYNTRYSSKRRVTVMITIVWVLSFTISCPLLFGLNNTDQNECIIANPAFVVYSSIVSFYVPFLVTLLVYIKIYIVLRRRRKRVNTKRSSRAFRANLKAPLKGNCTHPEDMKLCTVIMKSNGSFPVNRRRVEAARRAQELEMEMLSSTSPPERTRYSPIAPSHHQLTLPNASHHGLHSTPDSPAKPEKNGHAKDHTRIAKFFEIQTMPNGKTRTSLKTISRRKLSQQKEKKATQMLAIVLGVFIICWLPFFITHILNIHCDCNIPPVLYSAFTWLGYVNSAVNPIIYTTFNIEFRKAFLKILHC; this comes from the exons ATGGATCCGCTGAACCTGTCCTGGTACGATGACGATCTGGAGAGCCGGAACTGGAGCCGGCCCTTCAACGGGTCCGAAGGGAAAGCCGACAGGCCCCACTACAACTACTACGCCATGCTGCTAACCCTGCTCATTTTCGTCATCGTCTTCGGCAACGTGCTGGTGTGCATGGCCGTGTCCCGCGAGAAGGCGCTGCAGACCACCACCAACTACCTGATCGTCAGCCTCGCTGTGGCCGACCTCCTAGTGGCCACGCTCGTCATGCCCTGGGTGGTCTACCTGGAG GTGGTGGGCGAGTGGAAATTCAGCAGGATCCACTGTGATATCTTTGTCACTCTGGACGTCATGATGTGCACGGCAAGCATCCTGAACCTGTGTGCCATCAGCATCGACAG GTACACAGCCGTGGCCatgcccatgctctacaacacgCGCTACAGCTCCAAGCGCCGAGTCACCGTCATGATCACCATCGTCTGGGTCCTGTCCTTCACCATCTCCTGCCCGCTGCTCTTCGGACTCAACAACACAG ACCAGAACGAATGCATCATCGCCAACCCCGCCTTCGTGGTCTACTCCTCCATCGTCTCCTTCTACGTGCCCTTCCTCGTCACCCTGCTGGTCTACATCAAGATCTACATCGTCCTCCGCAGGCGGCGCAAGCGGGTCAACACTAAGCGCAGCAGCCGGGCTTTCAGGGCCAACCTGAAGGCCCCGCTCAAG GGCAACTGCACTCACCCTGAGGACATGAAGCTCTGCACCGTTATCATGAAGTCTAATGGGAGTTTCCCTGTGAACAGGCGGAGAGTG GAGGCTGCCCGCCGAGCCCAGGAACTGGAAATGGAGATGCTCTCCAGCACCAGCCCGCCCGAGAGGACCCGGTACAGCCCCATCGCGCCCAGCCACCACCAGCTGACCCTCCCCAACGCATCCCACCACGGCCTCCACAGCACACCTGACAGTCCTGCCAAACCAGAGAAGAACGGACATGCCAAAGACCACACCAGGATTGCCAAGTTCTTTGAGATCCAGACCATGCCCAACGGCAAAACCCGGACCTCTCTCAAGACCATAAGCCGCAGGAAGCTCTCCcagcagaaggagaagaaggcCACCCAGATGCTCGCCATAGTTCTCG gcGTGTTCATCATCTGCTGGCTGCCCTTCTTCATCACCCACATCCTGAACATACACTGTGACTGCAACATCCCACCCGTCCTGTACAGCGCCTTCACGTGGCTGGGCTACGTCAACAGCGCCGTGAACCCCATCATCTACACCACCTTCAACATTGAGTTCCGCAAGGCCTTCCTGAAGATCCTACACTGCTGA